One part of the Bradyrhizobium sp. CB1650 genome encodes these proteins:
- the ftsA gene encoding cell division protein FtsA, with translation MTGLDRSQTPKTRPMPHKRGGLVACLDIGTSKIACMIARLKPSAPSEALCGRTHAVELTGYSQIQARGMKAGAVVDLGECEQAVRQAVALAEKMAKVQVESVLLSVSGGRLAGQLVEAAADIRGGAVTPADVNRVTSAGMRHATGEGRTVLHALPVGYTLDGVKGIRDPRGMVAHQFGVDMNVVTCDATVARNLMLAVERCHINVEAMAASPYVAGLSVLTDDEADLGAAVIEMGAGTTTIAVYSGGRFVHASGFAVGGQHITMDLARGLSATIADAERIKTLYGTVLTGGSDSRELMSVPTAGDEQDLPQIVSRATIATIVKHRAEEIFEMVRDRLKDSPFAAEPKGRVVLSGGASQLTGLVELGTQILGRPVRVGRPLGFGRLPNEAKNAAFAVPAGLLVYPQYVHLEHVEPRHTRQQVKTGTGGYFGKVGRWLREGF, from the coding sequence ATGACCGGTCTCGATCGCTCCCAGACGCCGAAGACCCGCCCGATGCCGCACAAGCGCGGCGGCCTCGTCGCCTGCCTCGACATCGGCACCAGCAAGATCGCCTGCATGATCGCGCGGCTGAAGCCGTCGGCGCCGAGCGAAGCGCTGTGCGGCCGCACTCATGCGGTGGAATTGACCGGCTACAGCCAGATCCAGGCGCGCGGCATGAAGGCCGGCGCGGTGGTCGATCTCGGCGAATGCGAGCAGGCGGTGCGCCAGGCCGTCGCGCTCGCAGAGAAGATGGCCAAGGTGCAGGTCGAGTCCGTGCTGCTGTCGGTCTCCGGCGGCAGGCTTGCCGGCCAGCTCGTCGAAGCTGCGGCCGACATTCGCGGCGGCGCGGTGACGCCGGCCGACGTCAATCGCGTCACCTCCGCCGGCATGCGCCACGCCACCGGCGAGGGCCGCACCGTGCTGCATGCGCTTCCGGTCGGCTACACGCTCGACGGCGTGAAGGGCATCCGCGATCCCCGCGGCATGGTCGCGCACCAGTTCGGCGTCGACATGAACGTCGTCACCTGCGATGCGACGGTGGCGCGGAATCTGATGCTGGCGGTGGAGCGCTGCCATATCAACGTCGAAGCCATGGCGGCGAGTCCCTATGTGGCCGGCCTGTCGGTGCTGACCGACGACGAGGCCGATCTCGGTGCCGCCGTCATCGAGATGGGCGCGGGCACCACGACGATCGCGGTCTATTCCGGCGGCCGCTTCGTGCATGCGTCCGGCTTTGCGGTCGGCGGGCAACACATCACGATGGATCTTGCGCGCGGACTCTCGGCCACCATTGCCGATGCCGAGCGAATCAAGACGTTATATGGCACCGTCCTCACCGGCGGATCGGACTCGCGTGAGCTGATGTCTGTGCCGACAGCCGGTGACGAGCAGGATCTGCCGCAGATCGTCTCCCGCGCCACCATCGCCACCATCGTCAAGCACCGTGCCGAGGAAATCTTCGAAATGGTCCGGGACCGGCTGAAGGATTCGCCCTTCGCGGCAGAACCCAAGGGCCGCGTCGTGCTCTCAGGCGGCGCCTCGCAGCTCACCGGCCTCGTCGAACTCGGAACGCAGATCCTCGGCCGGCCCGTGCGGGTCGGACGTCCGCTCGGCTTCGGCCGGCTGCCCAACGAGGCGAAGAACGCCGCTTTCGCGGTGCCCGCCGGGCTTCTGGTCTACCCGCAATATGTTCACCTCGAACATGTCGAACCGCGGCATACGCGGCAGCAGGTCAAGACAGGGACCGGCGGTTATTTCGGAAAGGTCGGACGATGGCTACGCGAGGGCTTCTGA
- the ftsZ gene encoding cell division protein FtsZ: protein MTININVPDIHELKPRITVFGVGGAGGNAVNNMITAGLQGVDFVVANTDAQALTMSKAQRIVQMGTAVTQGLGAGSQPNVGAAAAEEVIDELRDHLSGANMVFVTAGMGGGTGTGAAPVIAKTAREMGILTVGVVTKPFHFEGGRRMRTAEAGINELHKVVDTLLIIPNQNLFRVANEKTTFADAFAMADQVLYSGVACITDLMVKEGLINLDFADVRAVMREMGKAMMGTGEASGDKRALTAAEAAIANPLIDDSSMKGAKGLLISITGGKDLTLFEVDEAATRIREEVDQDANIIVGATFDEALDGLIRVSVVATGIEQAAIARNSQASSAPVANPAPQPQAQAPAAESRLADLTARLRADNQRLAERAQKLEGQQMPTAAPAAPMAPRPNVERAALAAIAAAVAPEVPAAPMHPASYGDVTVRPIAQKPTLFPEPEHAPAMHEPMTPDTFIPPQAERPPVRAPRMPRLEELPMPAQAEIRQARGEVEEEHPQKTRLSLLQRLANVGLGRRDEESEPPVAARTAGPAMPPLPERKPQRSVAQQIATNEPVSEYARRPAPQGLDAHGRPAPVAPAPQGDDHLDIPAFLRRQAT from the coding sequence ATGACCATCAATATCAATGTTCCTGATATTCACGAATTGAAGCCGCGGATCACCGTGTTCGGCGTCGGCGGCGCCGGCGGCAACGCCGTCAACAACATGATCACGGCGGGCCTGCAGGGCGTCGACTTCGTGGTCGCCAACACCGACGCGCAGGCGCTGACGATGTCGAAAGCGCAGCGCATCGTGCAGATGGGCACTGCGGTGACGCAGGGGCTCGGCGCCGGCTCGCAGCCCAACGTCGGCGCGGCCGCCGCGGAAGAGGTGATCGACGAGCTGCGTGATCATCTCTCCGGCGCCAACATGGTGTTCGTCACCGCCGGCATGGGCGGCGGCACCGGCACCGGTGCAGCTCCCGTGATCGCCAAGACCGCGCGCGAGATGGGCATCCTCACTGTCGGCGTGGTGACCAAGCCGTTCCACTTCGAAGGCGGCCGCCGCATGCGCACCGCGGAAGCGGGCATCAATGAGCTGCACAAAGTCGTGGACACGCTCCTGATCATCCCGAACCAGAACCTGTTCCGGGTCGCCAACGAGAAGACCACCTTCGCCGACGCCTTTGCGATGGCCGACCAGGTGCTCTACTCGGGCGTTGCCTGCATCACCGACCTGATGGTCAAGGAAGGCCTGATCAATCTCGACTTCGCCGACGTCCGCGCCGTCATGCGGGAGATGGGCAAGGCGATGATGGGCACGGGCGAAGCCTCCGGCGACAAGCGCGCGCTGACCGCCGCCGAGGCCGCGATCGCCAACCCGCTGATCGACGATTCCTCGATGAAGGGCGCCAAGGGCCTCCTGATCTCCATCACCGGCGGCAAGGACCTGACCCTGTTCGAGGTCGACGAAGCCGCCACCCGCATCCGCGAGGAGGTCGACCAGGATGCCAATATCATCGTCGGCGCCACGTTCGACGAAGCACTCGACGGCCTGATCCGCGTCTCGGTCGTCGCCACCGGCATCGAGCAGGCCGCGATCGCCCGCAACAGCCAGGCCTCCAGCGCTCCGGTTGCGAATCCGGCGCCCCAGCCGCAGGCTCAGGCTCCGGCCGCGGAGAGCCGCCTCGCCGACCTGACCGCGCGGCTGCGCGCCGACAATCAACGTCTGGCAGAGCGCGCCCAGAAGCTGGAAGGGCAGCAGATGCCCACGGCCGCGCCGGCTGCCCCGATGGCGCCGCGTCCTAACGTCGAGCGCGCCGCGCTCGCCGCCATTGCCGCCGCGGTTGCTCCGGAGGTTCCCGCCGCACCGATGCACCCTGCCTCCTACGGCGACGTTACCGTGCGTCCGATCGCGCAGAAGCCCACCCTGTTCCCAGAGCCTGAACACGCCCCGGCCATGCATGAGCCGATGACGCCCGATACCTTCATCCCGCCGCAGGCCGAGCGTCCGCCGGTGCGCGCGCCGCGCATGCCGCGCCTAGAGGAACTGCCGATGCCGGCCCAGGCCGAGATTCGCCAGGCCCGCGGCGAGGTCGAGGAGGAGCACCCGCAGAAGACCCGGCTGTCGCTGTTGCAGCGCCTCGCCAATGTCGGCCTCGGCCGCCGCGACGAGGAGAGCGAGCCGCCGGTCGCGGCCCGTACCGCCGGTCCAGCGATGCCGCCGCTGCCCGAGCGCAAGCCGCAGCGTAGCGTCGCCCAGCAAATCGCGACCAATGAGCCGGTATCTGAGTATGCCCGTCGTCCGGCGCCGCAAGGTCTGGACGCCCATGGCCGCCCAGCGCCTGTTGCGCCGGCGCCACAGGGAGACGATCATCTTGATATCCCGGCCTTCCTGCGGCGTCAGGCGACGTGA
- a CDS encoding D-alanine--D-alanine ligase, with protein sequence MRITILFGGSNRERLVSVASAQALHQALPEADLWFWDIQDRVHFVSSKQLEEHARPFEDEFKPGTRGVPLEQALDQAKAEDRVLVLALHGGRAENGELQVMCEVRGVPFTGSGSASSHLAFDKIAAKHFAALGGVTPPAGVALDNIDEAFAEYGRLIAKPVRDGSSYGLIFVNAKQDLVAVRNAAKTEEYVIEPYIAGVEATCGVLERPDGSIISLPPIEIIPGEGNFDYAAKYLLASTQEICPGRFTAEVTAALKEQAMLAHRAMSCTGYSRSDFIVAEKGLVYLETNTLPGLTKSSLYPKALKAEGIDFIDFLRGLIELAERGMRK encoded by the coding sequence ATGCGCATCACCATCCTCTTCGGCGGCTCCAACAGGGAGCGTCTGGTTTCGGTCGCGTCAGCCCAGGCGCTGCATCAGGCGCTGCCTGAGGCCGATCTCTGGTTCTGGGACATCCAGGACCGGGTGCACTTCGTCTCGTCGAAGCAGCTTGAGGAGCACGCTCGTCCATTCGAGGACGAGTTCAAGCCGGGCACGCGCGGTGTTCCGCTCGAGCAGGCGCTTGATCAAGCCAAGGCAGAGGACCGCGTACTGGTGCTCGCCCTGCACGGCGGGCGCGCCGAGAATGGCGAATTGCAGGTGATGTGCGAAGTACGCGGCGTGCCCTTCACCGGATCGGGCTCGGCCTCCTCGCATCTCGCCTTCGACAAGATCGCAGCCAAGCATTTTGCCGCGCTTGGCGGCGTGACACCGCCGGCAGGCGTCGCGCTCGACAACATCGACGAGGCCTTTGCCGAATACGGCCGGCTGATCGCAAAGCCGGTGCGCGACGGGTCGAGCTACGGCCTGATCTTCGTCAACGCCAAGCAGGACCTCGTCGCGGTCCGCAACGCTGCGAAGACCGAAGAGTATGTGATCGAGCCCTACATTGCCGGCGTGGAGGCGACCTGCGGCGTGCTGGAGCGGCCGGACGGCTCGATCATCTCTCTGCCGCCGATCGAGATCATTCCGGGCGAGGGCAATTTCGACTACGCGGCAAAATATCTCCTGGCGTCGACCCAGGAGATCTGCCCCGGCCGCTTCACAGCGGAGGTCACCGCCGCTCTCAAGGAGCAAGCGATGCTGGCGCACCGCGCGATGTCCTGCACCGGCTACTCGCGGTCGGACTTCATCGTCGCGGAGAAGGGCCTCGTCTATCTCGAGACCAACACGCTCCCCGGGTTGACCAAATCCTCGCTCTACCCCAAGGCGTTGAAGGCCGAGGGCATCGACTTCATCGACTTCCTGCGCGGCCTGATCGAGCTCGCCGAGCGGGGTATGCGGAAATAA
- a CDS encoding cell division protein FtsQ/DivIB, whose translation MDGAGSLTRSLFRSLRPQADLKAAAIGAVVLLREWVQEKRDEKRAAAKNRIKAKAVVVREPPPRVVALVERYLPRRVGISMTVLLLIGSCGFGIVKGGHLQDFVTAVSDARNALANSAGFRITSVVINGRKQLSQDEILAVGGVSGRSSLLFLDADGVRDKLKANPWIADATVLKLYPGQLMIEITERKAFALWQEGGRLSVIADDGAVLEPYVSRRFLSLPLVVGKGADTQARDFLALLARYPQVNSVTKAAIFVGERRWNLRLKDGLDIRLPEQDVGNALAALSKLDKDEKLFSRDIVAVDMRLPDRLVVQLSDDAAKAREEQFKDKKSKKKAGDSA comes from the coding sequence ATGGATGGTGCAGGCAGCCTCACCCGGTCGCTTTTCAGATCGCTGAGGCCCCAAGCTGATCTGAAGGCGGCCGCTATTGGAGCGGTCGTGCTTCTGCGCGAGTGGGTGCAGGAGAAGCGCGACGAGAAACGCGCTGCCGCCAAGAACAGGATCAAGGCCAAAGCCGTCGTCGTGCGCGAGCCGCCGCCGCGCGTGGTCGCGCTGGTCGAGCGTTATCTGCCGCGCCGGGTCGGGATCAGCATGACCGTGCTGCTGCTGATCGGAAGCTGCGGCTTCGGCATCGTCAAGGGCGGCCACCTCCAGGATTTCGTCACCGCCGTCAGCGACGCCCGCAATGCGCTGGCCAATTCCGCCGGATTCCGCATCACCTCCGTCGTCATCAATGGCCGCAAGCAGCTCAGCCAGGACGAGATCCTTGCGGTTGGCGGCGTCAGCGGCCGCTCCTCGCTATTGTTCCTCGACGCCGACGGCGTCCGCGACAAGCTCAAGGCCAATCCGTGGATTGCCGATGCGACCGTGCTGAAGCTCTATCCGGGCCAGCTCATGATCGAGATCACCGAGCGCAAGGCGTTTGCGCTGTGGCAGGAGGGCGGCCGGCTCTCCGTGATCGCCGATGACGGCGCCGTGCTCGAACCGTACGTCTCGCGCCGCTTCCTGTCGCTGCCGCTCGTGGTCGGCAAGGGTGCCGACACGCAGGCGCGGGATTTCCTCGCACTGCTGGCGCGCTATCCGCAGGTCAATTCGGTGACCAAAGCGGCGATCTTCGTCGGCGAGCGGCGCTGGAACCTGAGGCTCAAGGACGGCCTCGACATCCGTCTTCCCGAGCAGGACGTCGGCAACGCACTTGCCGCGCTCTCCAAGCTCGACAAGGACGAAAAGCTGTTCTCGCGCGACATCGTCGCGGTCGACATGCGCCTGCCGGATCGGCTGGTGGTGCAGCTCTCCGACGACGCCGCGAAGGCGCGCGAGGAGCAGTTCAAGGACAAGAAGTCCAAGAAGAAGGCCGGGGATTCCGCATGA
- the murC gene encoding UDP-N-acetylmuramate--L-alanine ligase translates to MRLPREIGPIHFVGIGGIGMSGIAEVLVNLGYAVQGSDASDNYNVERLRKKGAKVSVGHKAENVDGAEVVVVSSAIKRDNPELTAARERRIPVVRRAEMLAELMRLKSCVAIAGTHGKTTTTTMVATLLDAGGLDPTVINGGIINAYGSNARLGAGDWMVVEADESDGTFLKLPTDVAIVTNVDPEHLDHFKTFDAVQDAFRHFVENLPFYGFAVMCIDHPVVQSLVGKIEDRRIITYGENPQADARLVDLTAGGGGSKFKVVIRDRKAGTTHEIADLALPMPGRHNASNATAAIAVAHALGISDDRIRSAIAGFGGVKRRFTKTGEWNGVTIIDDYGHHPVEIAAVLKAARDSYGGKVIAVVQPHRYTRLQSLFEEFCTCFNDADAVIVAEVYAAGETPIEGIDRDHFVAGLRAHGHREVIPLPAASELAGSVKRLATSGDLVVCLGAGNITQWAYALPGELKALG, encoded by the coding sequence ATGAGACTGCCGCGCGAGATCGGACCCATCCACTTCGTCGGGATCGGCGGGATCGGCATGAGCGGCATTGCCGAGGTGCTGGTCAATCTCGGCTATGCCGTGCAGGGTTCGGACGCCTCCGACAACTACAATGTCGAACGTCTGCGCAAGAAGGGCGCCAAGGTCTCGGTCGGTCACAAGGCGGAGAACGTCGACGGCGCCGAGGTCGTTGTGGTGTCCTCGGCGATCAAGCGCGACAATCCGGAGCTGACGGCGGCGCGCGAACGGCGCATTCCGGTGGTGCGCCGCGCCGAGATGCTGGCCGAGCTGATGCGGCTCAAGAGCTGCGTCGCGATTGCCGGCACGCATGGCAAGACGACGACGACCACGATGGTCGCAACGCTGCTCGATGCCGGCGGCCTCGATCCGACCGTCATCAACGGTGGCATCATCAACGCCTATGGCTCCAACGCGCGGTTAGGGGCCGGCGACTGGATGGTCGTGGAGGCGGATGAGAGCGACGGCACGTTCCTGAAGCTGCCGACGGACGTCGCGATCGTCACCAACGTCGATCCCGAGCATCTCGATCACTTCAAGACGTTCGATGCGGTGCAGGACGCGTTCCGCCATTTCGTCGAGAATCTGCCGTTCTACGGTTTTGCCGTGATGTGCATCGATCATCCCGTCGTGCAGAGCCTGGTCGGGAAGATCGAGGATCGGCGCATCATCACCTATGGCGAGAATCCGCAGGCCGATGCGCGGCTGGTCGATCTGACCGCCGGTGGCGGCGGCTCGAAGTTCAAGGTGGTGATCCGCGACCGCAAGGCCGGTACCACCCACGAGATCGCCGATCTCGCGCTGCCGATGCCCGGCCGGCACAATGCCTCGAACGCGACGGCAGCCATTGCGGTCGCACATGCGCTCGGTATTTCCGACGACAGGATCCGCAGTGCCATCGCAGGCTTCGGCGGCGTGAAGCGGCGCTTCACCAAGACCGGCGAGTGGAACGGCGTCACGATCATCGACGATTACGGCCATCACCCCGTCGAGATCGCGGCCGTGCTCAAGGCCGCGCGCGATTCCTACGGCGGCAAGGTGATCGCCGTGGTGCAGCCGCATCGGTACACCCGCCTGCAATCACTGTTCGAGGAGTTTTGCACCTGCTTCAACGACGCCGATGCGGTGATCGTGGCTGAGGTCTATGCCGCCGGCGAGACGCCGATCGAGGGCATCGACCGCGATCATTTCGTCGCCGGCCTGCGTGCGCACGGCCACCGCGAGGTGATCCCGCTGCCCGCAGCGTCCGAGCTCGCGGGCAGCGTCAAGCGGCTCGCCACATCAGGCGATCTCGTCGTGTGCTTGGGGGCTGGCAACATCACGCAGTGGGCGTACGCATTGCCCGGCGAATTGAAAGCGCTGGGGTGA
- the lpxC gene encoding UDP-3-O-acyl-N-acetylglucosamine deacetylase, with protein MKFSRQTTLRAQATVAGVGVHSGSPVTLTLGPAPVDAGYIFIRTGLEGSDREVQATAEQVIATEFATVLGDRDGPLVSTAEHVLAALRGMGVDNATIEIDGPEVPIMDGSAAPFIAAIDQAGIVAQPAQRRFIQVLKPVSVAIGDSFGELRPFAGGFRAEIEIDFAHPVIGKQSYALELNPERFRREVGRARTFGMMCDQARLWSAGYALGSSFENTLVFDDERLLNPEGLRYADECARHKVLDVIGDLALAGLPLLGAYRSVRGGHKLNHAVLTALLRDRAAWRVVEGEAARRTTRPVVEAGSGIVGGRIAAAYGPDVS; from the coding sequence ATGAAATTCAGCCGGCAAACAACGCTTCGTGCGCAAGCCACCGTGGCCGGCGTCGGCGTTCACTCCGGTTCTCCGGTCACCCTCACGCTCGGACCCGCACCTGTCGATGCAGGATATATTTTTATCCGCACCGGCCTTGAGGGAAGTGACCGCGAAGTTCAGGCGACCGCCGAGCAGGTGATCGCGACCGAGTTTGCGACCGTCCTCGGCGATCGCGATGGTCCGCTGGTCTCCACCGCCGAGCACGTGCTTGCCGCGCTGCGGGGGATGGGTGTGGACAACGCCACCATCGAGATCGACGGCCCCGAAGTGCCGATCATGGACGGAAGCGCTGCCCCCTTCATTGCGGCGATCGATCAGGCCGGCATCGTTGCCCAGCCGGCGCAGCGCCGCTTCATCCAGGTTCTCAAGCCTGTCTCGGTCGCGATCGGCGACTCCTTCGGCGAGCTGCGGCCCTTTGCGGGCGGGTTCCGCGCCGAGATCGAGATCGATTTCGCCCATCCGGTGATCGGTAAGCAGAGCTACGCGCTCGAACTCAATCCGGAGCGTTTCCGCCGTGAAGTCGGCCGTGCCCGGACCTTCGGCATGATGTGCGATCAGGCGCGGCTGTGGAGCGCGGGCTACGCGCTCGGCTCATCCTTCGAAAATACCCTGGTGTTCGACGACGAGCGGCTGCTCAATCCCGAGGGGCTGCGCTACGCCGACGAATGCGCCCGCCACAAGGTTCTGGACGTCATCGGCGACCTGGCGCTGGCCGGCCTGCCGCTGCTCGGTGCCTACCGCTCGGTGCGCGGTGGCCACAAGCTCAACCATGCCGTCCTGACCGCGCTGCTCCGCGATCGTGCCGCCTGGCGCGTGGTCGAGGGCGAGGCAGCCCGCCGCACCACCCGTCCAGTCGTCGAGGCCGGCAGCGGCATCGTCGGTGGCCGGATCGCAGCGGCCTACGGCCCGGATGTGTCTTAA
- the ftsW gene encoding putative lipid II flippase FtsW has protein sequence MLSREERTPFSEWWWTVDKPLLGAILALMLTGVILSLAASPPVATRIGLDPFHFFSRHVMFLAPSFMVLVGVSFLSPRSIRRSALIIFAISIILIVVTLAIGPEVKGSRRWITLLGVNIQASEVAKPSFVVIAAWLFAESTKRPEMPATSMALVLLLMLVSLLVMEPDFGQTMLILMVWGALFFIAGMRMIWVFGLAGAAAAGLFSAYLFVPHVAGRIKRFMNPASGDTFQVDTAMEAFYNGGWFGLGPGEGIAKRSLPDSHTDFVFAVAAEEFGIILCLAMLALFAFVVIRALSRAYANEDMFSRFAASGLAILFGVQAAINMSVNLQLIPAKGMTLPFISYGGSSIVSLAYGVGMMLALTRLRPRTEVEASGHAEAMRSYA, from the coding sequence ATGCTCTCCCGTGAAGAACGCACCCCCTTTTCCGAGTGGTGGTGGACCGTCGACAAGCCGCTGCTCGGCGCCATCCTGGCGCTGATGCTGACCGGGGTGATCCTGTCGCTGGCGGCGAGCCCGCCGGTGGCGACCCGCATCGGGCTCGATCCCTTCCATTTCTTCAGCCGGCACGTGATGTTCCTGGCGCCGTCCTTCATGGTGCTGGTCGGCGTCTCCTTCCTGTCGCCGCGCTCGATCCGGCGCTCGGCGCTGATCATCTTCGCAATCAGCATCATCCTGATCGTCGTCACGCTCGCGATCGGCCCCGAGGTGAAGGGCTCGCGGCGCTGGATCACGCTGCTCGGCGTCAACATCCAGGCTTCCGAAGTGGCCAAACCCTCCTTCGTCGTCATTGCTGCCTGGCTGTTCGCGGAATCGACAAAACGGCCGGAGATGCCGGCAACCTCGATGGCGCTGGTGCTGCTGTTGATGCTGGTCTCGCTTCTCGTCATGGAGCCCGATTTCGGCCAGACCATGCTGATCCTGATGGTGTGGGGTGCGCTGTTCTTCATCGCGGGCATGCGCATGATCTGGGTGTTCGGCCTCGCGGGCGCCGCCGCCGCCGGCCTGTTCAGCGCTTATCTTTTTGTTCCTCACGTCGCAGGGCGTATCAAGCGCTTCATGAATCCGGCCTCCGGCGACACCTTCCAGGTCGATACCGCGATGGAAGCCTTTTACAACGGCGGCTGGTTCGGGCTCGGGCCGGGCGAGGGCATCGCCAAGCGCAGCCTGCCGGACAGCCACACCGACTTCGTGTTCGCGGTCGCCGCCGAGGAGTTCGGCATCATCCTGTGCCTTGCGATGCTGGCGCTGTTCGCCTTCGTCGTCATCCGCGCCCTGTCGCGAGCCTACGCCAACGAGGACATGTTCTCGCGCTTTGCCGCGTCGGGGCTTGCGATCCTGTTCGGTGTGCAGGCCGCGATCAACATGTCGGTCAACCTGCAGCTCATTCCCGCCAAGGGCATGACGCTGCCGTTCATCTCCTATGGCGGCTCCTCGATCGTGTCGCTGGCCTACGGCGTCGGCATGATGCTGGCGCTGACGCGGCTGCGCCCGCGCACCGAGGTCGAGGCGAGCGGCCACGCCGAGGCAATGCGCAGCTACGCGTAG
- the murB gene encoding UDP-N-acetylmuramate dehydrogenase, whose protein sequence is MSFPDITPSIKAAMPDLRGRLLANQSLAELTWFRVGGPAQVLFTPADEDDLAYFLAHLTSDTAVYVVGVGSNLIVRDGGIPGIVIRLAPRAFGDASASGDIVTAGAAALDKRVAEVAAGANIGGLEFYFGIPGTIGGALRMNAGANGGETKDVLVEATGVGRDGKKHVFSNAGMKFVYRNSGVDPSIIFTSARFRGEIRDAEAIRTRMAEVQSHRETAQPIREKTGGSTFKNPPGHSAWKLIDAAGCRGLRVGGAQVSEMHCNFLINTGDATGHDIETLGETVRERVKANSGIELHWEIKRIGVPA, encoded by the coding sequence ATGAGCTTCCCCGACATCACCCCCTCGATCAAAGCCGCGATGCCCGACTTGCGCGGCCGGCTGCTTGCCAACCAGTCGCTCGCCGAGCTCACCTGGTTTCGCGTCGGTGGTCCTGCGCAAGTGCTGTTCACGCCCGCAGATGAGGACGACCTTGCCTATTTCCTCGCGCATCTCACGAGCGACACTGCCGTCTATGTGGTCGGCGTCGGCTCCAATCTCATCGTGCGCGATGGTGGAATTCCCGGCATCGTGATCCGGCTCGCGCCGCGCGCCTTTGGCGATGCCAGTGCGAGCGGCGACATCGTCACCGCCGGTGCCGCCGCGCTCGACAAGCGCGTGGCGGAGGTGGCGGCGGGCGCCAACATCGGTGGGCTCGAATTCTATTTCGGTATTCCCGGCACGATCGGCGGCGCGCTGCGCATGAATGCCGGCGCCAATGGCGGCGAGACCAAGGACGTGCTGGTCGAGGCGACCGGCGTCGGTCGTGATGGCAAGAAGCACGTCTTCTCCAACGCCGGCATGAAGTTCGTTTATCGCAACAGCGGCGTCGATCCCTCCATCATCTTCACCTCCGCGCGCTTTCGCGGAGAGATCAGGGATGCCGAGGCGATCCGCACGCGCATGGCCGAGGTGCAGAGCCATCGCGAGACCGCGCAGCCGATCCGGGAGAAGACCGGCGGCTCAACCTTCAAGAACCCGCCCGGCCACTCCGCCTGGAAACTGATCGACGCCGCGGGCTGCCGGGGCTTGCGCGTCGGCGGTGCGCAGGTCTCGGAGATGCACTGCAATTTCCTGATCAACACGGGCGATGCCACTGGTCACGACATCGAGACGCTCGGTGAGACCGTGCGCGAACGGGTGAAGGCGAATTCCGGAATTGAGCTACACTGGGAAATCAAGCGGATTGGGGTTCCAGCATGA
- the murG gene encoding undecaprenyldiphospho-muramoylpentapeptide beta-N-acetylglucosaminyltransferase gives MDTSPLILLAAGGTGGHLFPAEALGVELIRRGFRVRLVTDERALRYSGLFSKDMIDVVSSETARGRNPFQLAYAGLTLAGGTLSAFALIKRLKPVAVVGFGGYPTVPPLVAARLAGVPGIIHDANAVLGRANRFLSRRVRAIATSLPGVLDRDPALAAKTTTVGTPMRPAILAAAAIKYTTPEPNGPLRLLVIGGSQGARIMADIVPGAIERLEPALWGRLILTQQVREEDMTRVRAVYDKLKINAELAPFFTDLPARLASNHLVVSRSGAGTVAELAAIGRPSILVPLPGSIDQDQFANAGVLAKVDGAVRIPQTEFTSDRLASEISAFAAEPARLAAMAEAARGAGRLDAAERLADLVVKVAGI, from the coding sequence ATGGACACGTCCCCCCTGATTCTACTCGCCGCGGGCGGCACCGGCGGCCATCTGTTCCCGGCCGAGGCGCTCGGCGTCGAGCTGATCCGGCGTGGCTTTCGCGTCCGCCTCGTCACCGACGAGCGCGCGCTGCGCTACAGCGGGCTGTTCAGCAAGGACATGATCGACGTCGTCAGCAGCGAGACCGCGCGTGGCCGCAATCCGTTCCAGCTCGCCTATGCCGGCCTCACGCTCGCCGGCGGCACGCTGTCCGCCTTCGCTCTGATCAAACGGTTGAAGCCGGTCGCCGTCGTCGGCTTCGGCGGCTACCCGACGGTGCCGCCGCTGGTCGCGGCGAGGCTTGCCGGTGTGCCCGGAATCATCCACGACGCCAACGCGGTGCTCGGCCGCGCCAACCGTTTCCTGTCGCGCCGCGTCCGCGCCATCGCGACGTCCCTGCCAGGCGTGCTCGATCGCGATCCGGCGCTGGCCGCCAAGACCACGACGGTCGGCACGCCGATGCGGCCCGCGATCCTCGCCGCAGCAGCCATCAAGTACACCACGCCGGAGCCGAACGGTCCGCTGCGCCTGCTCGTGATCGGCGGCAGCCAGGGCGCGCGCATCATGGCCGACATCGTGCCCGGCGCGATCGAACGGCTCGAGCCGGCGCTGTGGGGCCGGCTGATCCTCACCCAGCAGGTGCGCGAAGAGGACATGACGCGGGTCCGCGCGGTCTACGACAAGCTCAAGATCAACGCCGAGCTCGCGCCGTTCTTTACTGATTTACCCGCACGGCTTGCCTCCAACCATCTGGTGGTGTCGCGCTCCGGCGCGGGCACGGTCGCCGAGCTTGCCGCGATCGGGCGGCCCTCGATCCTGGTGCCGCTGCCCGGCTCGATCGACCAGGACCAGTTCGCCAATGCCGGCGTCTTGGCCAAGGTCGACGGCGCCGTGCGCATCCCGCAGACCGAATTCACCTCGGACCGGCTGGCTTCCGAGATTTCCGCTTTCGCCGCCGAACCGGCGCGCCTTGCCGCGATGGCCGAGGCCGCCCGCGGCGCCGGCCGGCTCGACGCGGCCGAGCGACTGGCCGACCTGGTGGTCAAAGTCGCTGGAATCTGA